A genomic window from Anticarsia gemmatalis isolate Benzon Research Colony breed Stoneville strain chromosome 6, ilAntGemm2 primary, whole genome shotgun sequence includes:
- the LOC142973645 gene encoding uncharacterized protein LOC142973645 isoform X3: MNNQNDQFSETRGPAKRKVKPVEPQSLLDFDLGEGESSDDSDFRIEDHPEESDDYSINTDDDDKKEAAKSESSEESGSDIEDEFKSATNQVGEETMVNDVLEKAKQKEFKFHGELANMLICAGCLGSRSDDFNEIVECDGCGVTVHEGCYGVSDTTSESSTVSSASTEPWFCEACKAGVTDPSCELCPNKGGIFKETEVGAWVHLVCALYVPGVAFSEVEKLSGVTLFEMAYSRWGARSCALCDDATLARTGVCVGCDAGLCKTFFHVTCGQRAGLLAEAHSEEAEQADPFYAHCKLHSDKALVKKRKRNWLALQLRTDKRKQELQNNIGTDEKLRIQRKLVKYRKKYLVQKENRNPPWVPTQKMARMLYSSASAMRKFQKKAECMGIDTHALEFQDAQMAALKDVSRRWHVPPAFSVEFVGYYLERNTRVSSLRQSLERLTKENEKLLADDDKLRLDYDEASKENTDGLAAMTSARQSLQKIYDAIIALCPKRTPPAILEDKPLVPPELPRSTPKVTPQQLQKRSMSVPTAAALKMGVGFPLSDNPDARQGKVLSTSLEATSGALAGRECAACGRSSERHLMAACDTCRQHYHLHCLKPPLQRPPKKSKLYGWQCSECDKTSDSEPEVLEKKVPRRSRIRYSKDGAIITEPQSPASPPKTGSEQSIKIEKPIKLATSESISPIKVTIKPFEFTESNESTELKLRKEKKIKKSKQKEHASSSAGEEMTPCKKIHKRSFTSPTLTNTPLMSITPIVADSPNDSHNENSNASTNVASSKREESFVSQNLSFSSLLGEGKERDSKTIESSIESTLANLSSDIATYKANRKRRKEKHRSRYSPDLLRSPSKSHKHKRKKKTQDMENPEPPHPRITIKIKPIPKPDGSLDTQMFYVPTDSNDGPPPAVMRKLSKQAEQEAAKQEAAKQPPAPQADVVPPVTDPVDTTPRNRSERSRRGATESSGGGEAAAAPAPLTHCDVCQQSGDYTNLVRCDECSKRYHFTCLEPPLNKNPKKRGYSWHCADCDPTDIEENN; this comes from the exons ATGAATAATC AAAATGACCAATTTTCAGAGACCAGAGGCCCTGCCAAGCGTAAAGTGAAGCCAGTAGAACCTCAGTCATTATTAGATTTCGATCTTGGTGAAGGCGAAAGTTCAGACGACTCAGATTTTCGTATCGAAGACCACCCTGAAGAAAGTGATGATTATTCGATAAAcactgatgatgatgacaaaa AAGAGGCAGCAAAGAGTGAATCTTCTGAAGAGTCTGGATCAGACATTGAAGATGAATTCAAAAGTGCCACAAACCAAGTGGGCGAGGAGACAATGGTCAATGATGTATTGGAAAAAGCTAAACAAAAGGAATTCAAG ttccATGGAGAATTGGCTAATATGCTGATATGCGCTGGCTGTCTAGGCTCTAGGAGTGATGACTTTAATGAGATTGTAGAATGTGATGGTTGTGGTGTTACAGTTCATGAAG GCTGCTATGGAGTTTCGGACACTACTAGTGAATCAAGTACAGTTAGTTCTGCTTCAACGGAACCATGGTTCTGTGAAGCTTGCAAAGCTGGTGTTACTGATCCTAGCTGCGAGCTTTGCCCTAATAAAG gtGGTATTTTCAAAGAGACTGAAGTTGGTGCTTGGGTGCATTTAGTATGTGCACTCTATGTTCCCGGAGTCGCGTTTTCAGAG GTAGAGAAGTTGTCGGGCGTGACGTTATTTGAGATGGCCTACTCCCGTTGGGGTGCTCGCTCTTGTGCTCTATGTGATGACGCTACCTTGGCCCGCACAGGCGTATGTGTGGGATGCGATGCTGGACTTTGTAAAACATTCTTCCATGTCACTTG cGGTCAGCGTGCAGGTCTTTTAGCGGAGGCCCATTCGGAAGAAGCAGAACAAGCGGATCCGTTCTACGCTCATTGTAAGCTACACTCTGATAAAGCTCTAGTCAAGAAACGAAAACGAAACTGGCTTGCTTTACAATTGAGAACTGAcaaaag GAAGCaagaattacaaaataatataggcACAGACGAAAAATTAAGAATACAACGTAAACTCGTTAAGTATAGGAAGAAGTATTTAGTACAGAAAGAAAATAGAAATCCTCCATGGG TGCCTACGCAGAAAATGGCTCGCATGTTGTACAGCAGCGCATCGGCTATGAGAAAGTTTCAAAAGAAGGCAGAATGCATGGGTATCGACACTCACGCTTTGGAGTTTCAAGATGCACAG ATGGCAGCACTAAAAGACGTGTCCCGTCGCTGGCACGTGCCGCCTGCGTTCTCAGTAGAGTTCGTCGGTTACTACCTAGAGAGAAATACACGAGTGTCATCGTTAAGACAGTCTCTCGAACGACTCACCAAGGAGAACGAGAAACTGCTAGCAGATGATGATAAGTTGAGGTTGGATTATGATGAG GCTTCAAAAGAGAATACAGATGGATTGGCGGCTATGACGTCAGCGCGTCAATCCCTTCAGAAGATATACGACGCGATCATCGCACTTTGTCCCAAGCGAACACCGCCCGCGATCCTTGAAGATAAACCTTTGGTACCGCCAGAGTTACCTCGCTCCACGCCTAAAGTTACGCCGCAACAATTGCAGAAACG GTCAATGTCTGTACCCACCGCGGCTGCACTTAAGATGGGCGTTGGTTTTCCTCTTAGCGACAACCCGGACGCTCGCCAAGGAAAAGTTTTATCCACGTCCTTAGAAG CGACGTCGGGCGCGCTGGCGGGGCGCGAGTGCGCGGCGTGCGGGCGCAGCAGCGAGCGCCACCTGATGGCGGCGTGCGACACGTGCCGCCAGCACTACCACCTGCACTGCCTCAAGCCGCCGCTGCAGCGCCCGCCCAAGAAGAGCAAGCTCTACGGCTG GCAATGCTCCGAATGCGATAAAACCTCAGATTCCGAGCCCGAAGTATTAGAGAAGAAAGTGCCTCGGCGATCTCGCATAAGATATAGTAAAGACGGTGCCATCATCACTGAACCTCAGAGCCCAGCGTCGCCGCCTAAGACCGGCTCTGAACAATCGATCAAAATAGAAAAGCCGATCAAGCTGGCCACTTCTGAAAGTATATCGCCGATAAAAGTGACGATCAAACCGTTCGAGTTCACCGAGAGCAATGAGAGCACTGAACTCAAGTTGAGGAAggaaaagaaaattaagaaaTCTAAACAGAAAGAGCACGCGTCGAGTTCCGCCGGTGAAGAGATGACTCCGTGTAAAAAGATACATAAACGCAGTTTTACGTCACCTACTCTAACTAATACCCCGTTGATGTCGATAACGCCGATAGTCGCCGACAGCCCCAACGATTCTCATAATGAAAATTCGAACGCTTCTACTAACGTCGCATCTTCTAAACGAGAGGAAAGTTTTGTATCGCAGAATCTTTCGTTCTCGTCACTACTGGGCGAAGGCAAGGAGAGAGATAGTAAAACAATCGAAAGTTCTATAGAAAGTACATTAGCGAACTTATCATCTGACATAGCGACGTACAAAGCAAATAGGAAACGAAGGAAAGAGAAGCACAGGTCGAGATATTCGCCGGATTTATTGAGATCACCTTCGAAGTCTCACAAAcataaaagaaagaagaagacaCAAGATATGGAAAATCCTGAACCGCCTCATCCCAGAATCACGATCAAG ATCAAGCCAATACCCAAACCTGATGGTTCGTTGGACACTCAGATGTTCTATGTACCCACCGATAGTAACGACGGCCCACCTCCAGCTGTTATGAGGAAATTGTCGAAG CAAGCTGAACAAGAGGCAGCAAAGCAAGAAGCCGCGAAACAGCCACCAGCGCCGCAAGCAGACGTTGTTCCTCCCGTGACTGATCCAGTTGATACAACACCT AGAAATCGTAGCGAGCGATCTCGTCGCGGTGCGACGGAGAGTAGCGGTGGCGGGGAGGCGGCCGCGGCGCCCGCACCTCTCACGCACTGTGACGTGTGCCAGCAGTCCGGCGACTACACCAACTTAGTGCG gTGTGACGAATGTTCGAAGCGGTATCACTTCACCTGCTTGGAGCCGCCGTTGAATAAGAATCCCAAAAAACGAGGATATTCGTGGCATTGCGCAGATTGCGATCCTACT GATATCGAAGAAAACAACTGA
- the LOC142973645 gene encoding uncharacterized protein LOC142973645 isoform X2: MNNQTRGPAKRKVKPVEPQSLLDFDLGEGESSDDSDFRIEDHPEESDDYSINTDDDDKKEAAKSESSEESGSDIEDEFKSATNQVGEETMVNDVLEKAKQKEFKFHGELANMLICAGCLGSRSDDFNEIVECDGCGVTVHEGCYGVSDTTSESSTVSSASTEPWFCEACKAGVTDPSCELCPNKGGIFKETEVGAWVHLVCALYVPGVAFSEVEKLSGVTLFEMAYSRWGARSCALCDDATLARTGVCVGCDAGLCKTFFHVTCGQRAGLLAEAHSEEAEQADPFYAHCKLHSDKALVKKRKRNWLALQLRTDKRKQELQNNIGTDEKLRIQRKLVKYRKKYLVQKENRNPPWVPTQKMARMLYSSASAMRKFQKKAECMGIDTHALEFQDAQMAALKDVSRRWHVPPAFSVEFVGYYLERNTRVSSLRQSLERLTKENEKLLADDDKLRLDYDEASKENTDGLAAMTSARQSLQKIYDAIIALCPKRTPPAILEDKPLVPPELPRSTPKVTPQQLQKRSMSVPTAAALKMGVGFPLSDNPDARQGKVLSTSLEATSGALAGRECAACGRSSERHLMAACDTCRQHYHLHCLKPPLQRPPKKSKLYGWQCSECDKTSDSEPEVLEKKVPRRSRIRYSKDGAIITEPQSPASPPKTGSEQSIKIEKPIKLATSESISPIKVTIKPFEFTESNESTELKLRKEKKIKKSKQKEHASSSAGEEMTPCKKIHKRSFTSPTLTNTPLMSITPIVADSPNDSHNENSNASTNVASSKREESFVSQNLSFSSLLGEGKERDSKTIESSIESTLANLSSDIATYKANRKRRKEKHRSRYSPDLLRSPSKSHKHKRKKKTQDMENPEPPHPRITIKIKPIPKPDGSLDTQMFYVPTDSNDGPPPAVMRKLSKQAEQEAAKQEAAKQPPAPQADVVPPVTDPVDTTPQPPIEEKKPPEPVMTKPKRNRSERSRRGATESSGGGEAAAAPAPLTHCDVCQQSGDYTNLVRCDECSKRYHFTCLEPPLNKNPKKRGYSWHCADCDPTDIEENN; the protein is encoded by the exons ATGAATAATC AGACCAGAGGCCCTGCCAAGCGTAAAGTGAAGCCAGTAGAACCTCAGTCATTATTAGATTTCGATCTTGGTGAAGGCGAAAGTTCAGACGACTCAGATTTTCGTATCGAAGACCACCCTGAAGAAAGTGATGATTATTCGATAAAcactgatgatgatgacaaaa AAGAGGCAGCAAAGAGTGAATCTTCTGAAGAGTCTGGATCAGACATTGAAGATGAATTCAAAAGTGCCACAAACCAAGTGGGCGAGGAGACAATGGTCAATGATGTATTGGAAAAAGCTAAACAAAAGGAATTCAAG ttccATGGAGAATTGGCTAATATGCTGATATGCGCTGGCTGTCTAGGCTCTAGGAGTGATGACTTTAATGAGATTGTAGAATGTGATGGTTGTGGTGTTACAGTTCATGAAG GCTGCTATGGAGTTTCGGACACTACTAGTGAATCAAGTACAGTTAGTTCTGCTTCAACGGAACCATGGTTCTGTGAAGCTTGCAAAGCTGGTGTTACTGATCCTAGCTGCGAGCTTTGCCCTAATAAAG gtGGTATTTTCAAAGAGACTGAAGTTGGTGCTTGGGTGCATTTAGTATGTGCACTCTATGTTCCCGGAGTCGCGTTTTCAGAG GTAGAGAAGTTGTCGGGCGTGACGTTATTTGAGATGGCCTACTCCCGTTGGGGTGCTCGCTCTTGTGCTCTATGTGATGACGCTACCTTGGCCCGCACAGGCGTATGTGTGGGATGCGATGCTGGACTTTGTAAAACATTCTTCCATGTCACTTG cGGTCAGCGTGCAGGTCTTTTAGCGGAGGCCCATTCGGAAGAAGCAGAACAAGCGGATCCGTTCTACGCTCATTGTAAGCTACACTCTGATAAAGCTCTAGTCAAGAAACGAAAACGAAACTGGCTTGCTTTACAATTGAGAACTGAcaaaag GAAGCaagaattacaaaataatataggcACAGACGAAAAATTAAGAATACAACGTAAACTCGTTAAGTATAGGAAGAAGTATTTAGTACAGAAAGAAAATAGAAATCCTCCATGGG TGCCTACGCAGAAAATGGCTCGCATGTTGTACAGCAGCGCATCGGCTATGAGAAAGTTTCAAAAGAAGGCAGAATGCATGGGTATCGACACTCACGCTTTGGAGTTTCAAGATGCACAG ATGGCAGCACTAAAAGACGTGTCCCGTCGCTGGCACGTGCCGCCTGCGTTCTCAGTAGAGTTCGTCGGTTACTACCTAGAGAGAAATACACGAGTGTCATCGTTAAGACAGTCTCTCGAACGACTCACCAAGGAGAACGAGAAACTGCTAGCAGATGATGATAAGTTGAGGTTGGATTATGATGAG GCTTCAAAAGAGAATACAGATGGATTGGCGGCTATGACGTCAGCGCGTCAATCCCTTCAGAAGATATACGACGCGATCATCGCACTTTGTCCCAAGCGAACACCGCCCGCGATCCTTGAAGATAAACCTTTGGTACCGCCAGAGTTACCTCGCTCCACGCCTAAAGTTACGCCGCAACAATTGCAGAAACG GTCAATGTCTGTACCCACCGCGGCTGCACTTAAGATGGGCGTTGGTTTTCCTCTTAGCGACAACCCGGACGCTCGCCAAGGAAAAGTTTTATCCACGTCCTTAGAAG CGACGTCGGGCGCGCTGGCGGGGCGCGAGTGCGCGGCGTGCGGGCGCAGCAGCGAGCGCCACCTGATGGCGGCGTGCGACACGTGCCGCCAGCACTACCACCTGCACTGCCTCAAGCCGCCGCTGCAGCGCCCGCCCAAGAAGAGCAAGCTCTACGGCTG GCAATGCTCCGAATGCGATAAAACCTCAGATTCCGAGCCCGAAGTATTAGAGAAGAAAGTGCCTCGGCGATCTCGCATAAGATATAGTAAAGACGGTGCCATCATCACTGAACCTCAGAGCCCAGCGTCGCCGCCTAAGACCGGCTCTGAACAATCGATCAAAATAGAAAAGCCGATCAAGCTGGCCACTTCTGAAAGTATATCGCCGATAAAAGTGACGATCAAACCGTTCGAGTTCACCGAGAGCAATGAGAGCACTGAACTCAAGTTGAGGAAggaaaagaaaattaagaaaTCTAAACAGAAAGAGCACGCGTCGAGTTCCGCCGGTGAAGAGATGACTCCGTGTAAAAAGATACATAAACGCAGTTTTACGTCACCTACTCTAACTAATACCCCGTTGATGTCGATAACGCCGATAGTCGCCGACAGCCCCAACGATTCTCATAATGAAAATTCGAACGCTTCTACTAACGTCGCATCTTCTAAACGAGAGGAAAGTTTTGTATCGCAGAATCTTTCGTTCTCGTCACTACTGGGCGAAGGCAAGGAGAGAGATAGTAAAACAATCGAAAGTTCTATAGAAAGTACATTAGCGAACTTATCATCTGACATAGCGACGTACAAAGCAAATAGGAAACGAAGGAAAGAGAAGCACAGGTCGAGATATTCGCCGGATTTATTGAGATCACCTTCGAAGTCTCACAAAcataaaagaaagaagaagacaCAAGATATGGAAAATCCTGAACCGCCTCATCCCAGAATCACGATCAAG ATCAAGCCAATACCCAAACCTGATGGTTCGTTGGACACTCAGATGTTCTATGTACCCACCGATAGTAACGACGGCCCACCTCCAGCTGTTATGAGGAAATTGTCGAAG CAAGCTGAACAAGAGGCAGCAAAGCAAGAAGCCGCGAAACAGCCACCAGCGCCGCAAGCAGACGTTGTTCCTCCCGTGACTGATCCAGTTGATACAACACCT CAACCACCAATTGAGGAGAAAAAACCACCTGAACCCGTTATGACTAAACCAAAG AGAAATCGTAGCGAGCGATCTCGTCGCGGTGCGACGGAGAGTAGCGGTGGCGGGGAGGCGGCCGCGGCGCCCGCACCTCTCACGCACTGTGACGTGTGCCAGCAGTCCGGCGACTACACCAACTTAGTGCG gTGTGACGAATGTTCGAAGCGGTATCACTTCACCTGCTTGGAGCCGCCGTTGAATAAGAATCCCAAAAAACGAGGATATTCGTGGCATTGCGCAGATTGCGATCCTACT GATATCGAAGAAAACAACTGA
- the LOC142973645 gene encoding uncharacterized protein LOC142973645 isoform X1: MNNQNDQFSETRGPAKRKVKPVEPQSLLDFDLGEGESSDDSDFRIEDHPEESDDYSINTDDDDKKEAAKSESSEESGSDIEDEFKSATNQVGEETMVNDVLEKAKQKEFKFHGELANMLICAGCLGSRSDDFNEIVECDGCGVTVHEGCYGVSDTTSESSTVSSASTEPWFCEACKAGVTDPSCELCPNKGGIFKETEVGAWVHLVCALYVPGVAFSEVEKLSGVTLFEMAYSRWGARSCALCDDATLARTGVCVGCDAGLCKTFFHVTCGQRAGLLAEAHSEEAEQADPFYAHCKLHSDKALVKKRKRNWLALQLRTDKRKQELQNNIGTDEKLRIQRKLVKYRKKYLVQKENRNPPWVPTQKMARMLYSSASAMRKFQKKAECMGIDTHALEFQDAQMAALKDVSRRWHVPPAFSVEFVGYYLERNTRVSSLRQSLERLTKENEKLLADDDKLRLDYDEASKENTDGLAAMTSARQSLQKIYDAIIALCPKRTPPAILEDKPLVPPELPRSTPKVTPQQLQKRSMSVPTAAALKMGVGFPLSDNPDARQGKVLSTSLEATSGALAGRECAACGRSSERHLMAACDTCRQHYHLHCLKPPLQRPPKKSKLYGWQCSECDKTSDSEPEVLEKKVPRRSRIRYSKDGAIITEPQSPASPPKTGSEQSIKIEKPIKLATSESISPIKVTIKPFEFTESNESTELKLRKEKKIKKSKQKEHASSSAGEEMTPCKKIHKRSFTSPTLTNTPLMSITPIVADSPNDSHNENSNASTNVASSKREESFVSQNLSFSSLLGEGKERDSKTIESSIESTLANLSSDIATYKANRKRRKEKHRSRYSPDLLRSPSKSHKHKRKKKTQDMENPEPPHPRITIKIKPIPKPDGSLDTQMFYVPTDSNDGPPPAVMRKLSKQAEQEAAKQEAAKQPPAPQADVVPPVTDPVDTTPQPPIEEKKPPEPVMTKPKRNRSERSRRGATESSGGGEAAAAPAPLTHCDVCQQSGDYTNLVRCDECSKRYHFTCLEPPLNKNPKKRGYSWHCADCDPTDIEENN, from the exons ATGAATAATC AAAATGACCAATTTTCAGAGACCAGAGGCCCTGCCAAGCGTAAAGTGAAGCCAGTAGAACCTCAGTCATTATTAGATTTCGATCTTGGTGAAGGCGAAAGTTCAGACGACTCAGATTTTCGTATCGAAGACCACCCTGAAGAAAGTGATGATTATTCGATAAAcactgatgatgatgacaaaa AAGAGGCAGCAAAGAGTGAATCTTCTGAAGAGTCTGGATCAGACATTGAAGATGAATTCAAAAGTGCCACAAACCAAGTGGGCGAGGAGACAATGGTCAATGATGTATTGGAAAAAGCTAAACAAAAGGAATTCAAG ttccATGGAGAATTGGCTAATATGCTGATATGCGCTGGCTGTCTAGGCTCTAGGAGTGATGACTTTAATGAGATTGTAGAATGTGATGGTTGTGGTGTTACAGTTCATGAAG GCTGCTATGGAGTTTCGGACACTACTAGTGAATCAAGTACAGTTAGTTCTGCTTCAACGGAACCATGGTTCTGTGAAGCTTGCAAAGCTGGTGTTACTGATCCTAGCTGCGAGCTTTGCCCTAATAAAG gtGGTATTTTCAAAGAGACTGAAGTTGGTGCTTGGGTGCATTTAGTATGTGCACTCTATGTTCCCGGAGTCGCGTTTTCAGAG GTAGAGAAGTTGTCGGGCGTGACGTTATTTGAGATGGCCTACTCCCGTTGGGGTGCTCGCTCTTGTGCTCTATGTGATGACGCTACCTTGGCCCGCACAGGCGTATGTGTGGGATGCGATGCTGGACTTTGTAAAACATTCTTCCATGTCACTTG cGGTCAGCGTGCAGGTCTTTTAGCGGAGGCCCATTCGGAAGAAGCAGAACAAGCGGATCCGTTCTACGCTCATTGTAAGCTACACTCTGATAAAGCTCTAGTCAAGAAACGAAAACGAAACTGGCTTGCTTTACAATTGAGAACTGAcaaaag GAAGCaagaattacaaaataatataggcACAGACGAAAAATTAAGAATACAACGTAAACTCGTTAAGTATAGGAAGAAGTATTTAGTACAGAAAGAAAATAGAAATCCTCCATGGG TGCCTACGCAGAAAATGGCTCGCATGTTGTACAGCAGCGCATCGGCTATGAGAAAGTTTCAAAAGAAGGCAGAATGCATGGGTATCGACACTCACGCTTTGGAGTTTCAAGATGCACAG ATGGCAGCACTAAAAGACGTGTCCCGTCGCTGGCACGTGCCGCCTGCGTTCTCAGTAGAGTTCGTCGGTTACTACCTAGAGAGAAATACACGAGTGTCATCGTTAAGACAGTCTCTCGAACGACTCACCAAGGAGAACGAGAAACTGCTAGCAGATGATGATAAGTTGAGGTTGGATTATGATGAG GCTTCAAAAGAGAATACAGATGGATTGGCGGCTATGACGTCAGCGCGTCAATCCCTTCAGAAGATATACGACGCGATCATCGCACTTTGTCCCAAGCGAACACCGCCCGCGATCCTTGAAGATAAACCTTTGGTACCGCCAGAGTTACCTCGCTCCACGCCTAAAGTTACGCCGCAACAATTGCAGAAACG GTCAATGTCTGTACCCACCGCGGCTGCACTTAAGATGGGCGTTGGTTTTCCTCTTAGCGACAACCCGGACGCTCGCCAAGGAAAAGTTTTATCCACGTCCTTAGAAG CGACGTCGGGCGCGCTGGCGGGGCGCGAGTGCGCGGCGTGCGGGCGCAGCAGCGAGCGCCACCTGATGGCGGCGTGCGACACGTGCCGCCAGCACTACCACCTGCACTGCCTCAAGCCGCCGCTGCAGCGCCCGCCCAAGAAGAGCAAGCTCTACGGCTG GCAATGCTCCGAATGCGATAAAACCTCAGATTCCGAGCCCGAAGTATTAGAGAAGAAAGTGCCTCGGCGATCTCGCATAAGATATAGTAAAGACGGTGCCATCATCACTGAACCTCAGAGCCCAGCGTCGCCGCCTAAGACCGGCTCTGAACAATCGATCAAAATAGAAAAGCCGATCAAGCTGGCCACTTCTGAAAGTATATCGCCGATAAAAGTGACGATCAAACCGTTCGAGTTCACCGAGAGCAATGAGAGCACTGAACTCAAGTTGAGGAAggaaaagaaaattaagaaaTCTAAACAGAAAGAGCACGCGTCGAGTTCCGCCGGTGAAGAGATGACTCCGTGTAAAAAGATACATAAACGCAGTTTTACGTCACCTACTCTAACTAATACCCCGTTGATGTCGATAACGCCGATAGTCGCCGACAGCCCCAACGATTCTCATAATGAAAATTCGAACGCTTCTACTAACGTCGCATCTTCTAAACGAGAGGAAAGTTTTGTATCGCAGAATCTTTCGTTCTCGTCACTACTGGGCGAAGGCAAGGAGAGAGATAGTAAAACAATCGAAAGTTCTATAGAAAGTACATTAGCGAACTTATCATCTGACATAGCGACGTACAAAGCAAATAGGAAACGAAGGAAAGAGAAGCACAGGTCGAGATATTCGCCGGATTTATTGAGATCACCTTCGAAGTCTCACAAAcataaaagaaagaagaagacaCAAGATATGGAAAATCCTGAACCGCCTCATCCCAGAATCACGATCAAG ATCAAGCCAATACCCAAACCTGATGGTTCGTTGGACACTCAGATGTTCTATGTACCCACCGATAGTAACGACGGCCCACCTCCAGCTGTTATGAGGAAATTGTCGAAG CAAGCTGAACAAGAGGCAGCAAAGCAAGAAGCCGCGAAACAGCCACCAGCGCCGCAAGCAGACGTTGTTCCTCCCGTGACTGATCCAGTTGATACAACACCT CAACCACCAATTGAGGAGAAAAAACCACCTGAACCCGTTATGACTAAACCAAAG AGAAATCGTAGCGAGCGATCTCGTCGCGGTGCGACGGAGAGTAGCGGTGGCGGGGAGGCGGCCGCGGCGCCCGCACCTCTCACGCACTGTGACGTGTGCCAGCAGTCCGGCGACTACACCAACTTAGTGCG gTGTGACGAATGTTCGAAGCGGTATCACTTCACCTGCTTGGAGCCGCCGTTGAATAAGAATCCCAAAAAACGAGGATATTCGTGGCATTGCGCAGATTGCGATCCTACT GATATCGAAGAAAACAACTGA